One Nocardia iowensis DNA window includes the following coding sequences:
- a CDS encoding cutinase family protein, translating to MANRKVIHFEKWRVVQAFIVLLLVAGFGTTTGSSAWASPCTAVEVVVARGTNEPGYLGSVVGDPLYDTLLQALPVSSSSYRVNYPADLLDPTSISRGTQDMTAHVMWQASMCPDQRFILVGYSQGAIVTHGVLGTGIVTALGGMHVLPFELESKVAAVLLFGDPVRLIGWNVPGHYAWRTANYCTGGDPVCGAGIDFGQHGNYGWAMWPAAEFAAARV from the coding sequence ATGGCAAACCGGAAGGTAATTCATTTCGAAAAGTGGCGGGTGGTGCAGGCATTCATTGTGCTACTGCTCGTCGCGGGATTCGGAACGACGACAGGATCGAGTGCATGGGCGTCGCCTTGCACGGCGGTCGAGGTGGTGGTCGCAAGAGGCACCAATGAACCCGGGTATCTGGGTTCGGTGGTCGGCGACCCACTGTATGACACGCTACTGCAAGCGCTTCCGGTGAGCTCCAGCTCCTATCGCGTCAATTATCCTGCGGATCTGCTCGATCCGACATCGATCAGCCGCGGTACCCAGGACATGACCGCGCACGTGATGTGGCAGGCCTCGATGTGCCCGGACCAGCGATTCATCCTGGTCGGCTACTCGCAGGGCGCGATCGTCACGCACGGTGTGCTCGGCACCGGCATCGTCACGGCGCTCGGCGGCATGCACGTCCTGCCGTTCGAGCTCGAATCGAAGGTGGCGGCGGTGCTGCTGTTCGGCGATCCGGTCCGGCTGATCGGCTGGAATGTGCCAGGTCACTACGCGTGGCGCACCGCGAACTACTGCACCGGCGGTGATCCGGTCTGCGGTGCCGGCATCGATTTCGGGCAGCACGGCAACTACGGCTGGGCCATGTGGCCTGCCGCCGAGTTCGCCGCAGCGCGGGTCTGA
- a CDS encoding SDR family oxidoreductase, with protein sequence MATYIVTGGTGFLGRRVVQELLDNDPDAVIHVLVREESLQKFADLATKWNGGERVFSLVGDLTADGLGLTREAPNADHVIHLGAVYDMTADEDTAHAANVAGTRSVLALARSIGAVLHHVSSVAVAGDHKGKFFEEDFDLGQRLTSPYHRTKFAAEKLVRESRGVRWRVYRPAIIVGDSRTGEMDKIDGPYYFFSAIAKLAALPSELPMPLPDLGATNIVPVDYVAAAMAALVRRPGLDGRTFHLVNPEPQPFSEVYGALAAAAGAPTGVGVVPGSAFALNGLAQLPGVPAVRDFLLEQLGIPPAVAPHTSFSAEFISDSTRAQLRGTGLSVPSFDSYADRLWQYWRENLDPHRDRPDVSREPLNGRIVLITGASSGIGLATAHAVARRGAIVLMVARGKDDLADAADSVRAEGGVAYDYPCDITDADAVETLVQTVLTEHGHVDYLVNNAGRSIRRSVVNSTDRMHDFERTMAVNYFGAVRLILALLPSMRARRFGHIVNISSIAVQTKVPRFAAYVASKSALDNFSEIAAVENQDAGITFTSVRMPLVRTPMIAPTDLYRSLPVPDPDQAAAIVVRALEDRPHRIDTPVGTFAQAVDLLMPSVKRTILHQGFRLFGESSAAQGKKKNATSKESGGEAGRSPLTVLGPVFMPLMALPGPAARVARVVPGLQW encoded by the coding sequence ATGGCTACCTACATCGTGACGGGCGGTACCGGGTTCTTGGGGCGTCGGGTCGTTCAGGAGCTCCTGGACAATGATCCCGACGCGGTCATTCATGTGCTGGTGCGCGAGGAGTCGTTGCAGAAGTTCGCCGACCTCGCCACCAAATGGAACGGCGGCGAGCGCGTGTTCTCGCTGGTCGGCGATCTCACCGCGGACGGGCTCGGCCTCACCCGCGAGGCGCCGAACGCCGATCACGTGATCCATCTCGGCGCCGTCTACGACATGACCGCCGACGAGGACACCGCGCACGCGGCCAATGTCGCGGGCACCCGGTCGGTGCTCGCCCTGGCTCGCTCGATCGGCGCTGTGCTGCACCACGTTTCGTCGGTCGCGGTGGCCGGCGACCACAAGGGCAAGTTCTTCGAGGAGGACTTCGACCTCGGACAGCGGCTGACCTCGCCGTACCACCGGACCAAGTTCGCCGCGGAAAAGCTGGTCCGCGAATCGCGTGGGGTGCGCTGGCGGGTGTACCGGCCCGCGATCATCGTCGGCGACTCCCGCACCGGCGAGATGGACAAGATCGACGGTCCCTACTACTTCTTCTCGGCCATCGCCAAGCTCGCCGCGCTGCCGTCGGAACTGCCGATGCCACTGCCCGACCTCGGCGCGACCAACATCGTGCCGGTCGACTACGTGGCCGCCGCGATGGCCGCACTGGTGCGACGTCCTGGCCTGGACGGACGCACCTTCCATCTGGTCAACCCCGAACCGCAGCCGTTCAGCGAGGTGTACGGCGCACTCGCCGCTGCCGCGGGGGCGCCCACCGGAGTCGGCGTCGTGCCGGGTAGCGCGTTCGCGCTGAACGGGCTGGCCCAACTGCCGGGCGTTCCCGCGGTGCGCGATTTCCTGTTGGAGCAGTTGGGCATTCCCCCGGCCGTCGCACCGCACACGTCCTTCTCGGCGGAGTTCATCTCCGACTCGACTCGCGCGCAGTTACGCGGCACCGGACTGTCCGTGCCGTCGTTCGACAGCTACGCCGACCGGCTCTGGCAGTACTGGCGGGAAAACCTCGATCCGCACCGCGACCGCCCCGATGTCTCGCGAGAACCGCTCAACGGCCGCATCGTGCTCATCACGGGCGCGTCGTCGGGCATCGGCCTGGCCACCGCGCACGCGGTCGCCCGGCGCGGCGCCATCGTCCTGATGGTGGCCCGCGGCAAGGACGATCTGGCCGACGCGGCGGATTCGGTGCGTGCGGAAGGCGGTGTGGCGTATGACTATCCGTGCGACATCACCGACGCGGACGCGGTCGAGACGCTGGTGCAGACCGTCCTCACCGAGCACGGCCACGTCGACTACCTGGTGAACAACGCGGGCCGGTCGATTCGCCGTTCGGTGGTGAACTCCACCGACCGCATGCACGATTTCGAGCGGACGATGGCGGTCAACTACTTCGGTGCGGTCCGGCTCATCCTGGCGCTGCTGCCCTCGATGCGGGCCCGGCGCTTCGGCCACATCGTCAATATCTCCTCGATCGCCGTGCAGACCAAGGTGCCCCGGTTCGCCGCCTATGTCGCGAGCAAGTCGGCGCTGGACAATTTCAGCGAGATCGCCGCGGTCGAAAACCAAGACGCGGGAATCACTTTCACCTCGGTGCGGATGCCGCTGGTGCGCACCCCGATGATCGCGCCGACCGACCTCTACCGCTCGCTGCCCGTGCCCGACCCGGACCAGGCGGCTGCCATCGTGGTCCGCGCGCTCGAGGATCGCCCGCACCGCATCGACACCCCGGTCGGCACCTTCGCCCAGGCCGTCGATCTACTCATGCCCTCGGTGAAGCGGACGATCCTGCATCAGGGCTTCCGCCTTTTCGGGGAATCCTCTGCGGCACAGGGCAAGAAGAAGAACGCGACGTCGAAGGAATCCGGCGGTGAGGCGGGGCGCAGCCCGCTGACGGTGCTCGGACCCGTGTTCATGCCGTTGATGGCGCTGCCGGGTCCCGCCGCGCGGGTGGCCCGGGTAGTGCCAGGTCTGCAGTGGTAG
- a CDS encoding bifunctional metallophosphatase/5'-nucleotidase, translating to MNARRRIAMVVAGVMSIALVAGCGTADDKGSGPTSTAPGVVPLISTNDLPAAQPDEVHLFGLNDLHGNLQPPVGSTGKVAGYDAGGAAYLATHLTRLKAAYPASAVVAAGDDIGASPLVSSLFRDEPTITFMNNIGMAASSVGNHEFDRGVLELARLQQGGCALDGCSPGEPFTGAKFPYLAANVTDAEGKLPPALKPWTMLEVGGHKIGVVGTVTPDTVNLVFPEGIRGYQFGDEVAAINRYVPELKAAGAETVVALMHNGGSQHTDKDATVDYNGCADISPNVAGFAKGVDPAVKALFTAHSHQSYVCTIDGKVVTQAASFGRLITDLTLRFTPGGVQASAVNRVVTRDVTPDAATTALVDFYAEQARPRAARVVGAAAATLPRDPDSSGTSPLGNVIADSMLSATAGPAAAVAAFMNPGGVRADLKAGPVTYGDIFTVQPFGNQVVTVTLTGQQLLRLLEQQWTNTSKPAVLSPAGITYAYSESAPKGAKVIADSVRIADQPLNPAATYRITTNSFLAAGGDGFTVFTEGTDNVPGPTDLDAFEAFFRDKPPIQVPPARVEKR from the coding sequence ATGAACGCGCGCCGTCGCATTGCCATGGTTGTTGCCGGGGTCATGAGCATCGCACTGGTCGCGGGATGCGGCACCGCCGACGACAAGGGCAGCGGGCCGACGTCGACCGCGCCGGGTGTTGTCCCGCTGATCTCGACCAACGATCTGCCCGCAGCACAGCCCGATGAGGTACATCTGTTCGGGCTCAACGACCTTCACGGCAATTTGCAGCCGCCGGTCGGCTCGACCGGGAAGGTCGCGGGCTACGACGCGGGCGGTGCCGCGTACCTGGCGACGCACCTGACGCGGCTGAAGGCGGCCTACCCGGCGAGTGCGGTGGTCGCGGCGGGTGACGATATCGGGGCGAGTCCACTGGTCTCCAGCCTCTTCCGGGATGAGCCGACCATCACGTTCATGAACAACATCGGGATGGCCGCGTCGTCGGTCGGCAATCACGAATTCGACCGCGGTGTCCTCGAATTGGCGCGGTTGCAGCAGGGCGGCTGCGCGCTGGACGGGTGTTCGCCGGGCGAGCCGTTCACCGGGGCCAAGTTTCCCTACCTTGCCGCGAACGTCACCGACGCCGAGGGCAAGCTGCCACCCGCCCTGAAACCGTGGACCATGCTGGAGGTCGGCGGTCACAAGATCGGCGTCGTCGGCACGGTGACCCCCGACACGGTGAATCTCGTTTTCCCCGAGGGCATTCGGGGCTACCAATTCGGCGACGAGGTCGCGGCGATCAATCGGTACGTGCCGGAGCTGAAGGCGGCGGGTGCCGAGACCGTCGTGGCGCTGATGCACAACGGCGGCAGTCAGCACACGGACAAAGACGCCACGGTCGACTACAACGGGTGCGCCGACATCAGTCCGAACGTCGCCGGGTTCGCCAAAGGCGTCGACCCGGCGGTGAAAGCGCTGTTCACCGCGCACAGCCACCAGTCCTATGTGTGCACGATCGACGGCAAGGTGGTCACCCAGGCCGCTTCCTTCGGCAGGCTGATCACCGATCTGACACTGCGGTTCACGCCAGGCGGCGTGCAGGCGTCGGCCGTCAACCGCGTGGTGACCCGGGACGTGACGCCCGACGCCGCCACCACCGCGCTGGTCGACTTCTACGCCGAGCAGGCCCGCCCGCGCGCGGCCAGGGTGGTCGGTGCGGCCGCCGCTACGCTGCCCCGTGATCCGGACTCGTCGGGCACCTCGCCGCTGGGCAATGTCATCGCCGATTCGATGTTGTCGGCCACCGCAGGCCCGGCCGCCGCGGTGGCGGCCTTCATGAACCCGGGCGGCGTCCGAGCCGATCTGAAGGCCGGGCCGGTCACCTACGGCGACATCTTCACGGTCCAGCCCTTCGGTAATCAGGTCGTCACCGTCACCCTCACCGGCCAGCAGCTGCTGCGCCTACTCGAACAACAGTGGACCAATACCAGCAAGCCCGCCGTCCTGTCCCCCGCCGGGATCACCTACGCCTATTCCGAGTCGGCTCCCAAGGGCGCCAAGGTGATTGCCGACAGCGTCCGGATCGCGGATCAGCCGCTCAACCCGGCGGCCACCTACCGCATCACCACCAACAGCTTCCTCGCCGCCGGTGGCGACGGCTTCACCGTCTTCACCGAGGGCACCGACAATGTCCCCGGCCCCACCGATCTCGACGCTTTCGAAGCGTTCTTCCGCGACAAGCCACCCATCCAGGTACCGCCTGCCCGGGTCGAGAAGCGATAG
- a CDS encoding endonuclease/exonuclease/phosphatase family protein: MTRRDAMKVLGAAGGLVAAGVGLPIAAAAPTAGEIRVLAINIWLGGSKISNGIGLVTDLIIATQASVVLLSEANRATNAIAAALEKKGHKFNAVSSGDTGLLSAYPVEDSADLQWMVKARLNIGGKRVTAYAVHLEYRWYATYLPRGYGAGVPAPGEYSEHGWNKMPGGPVTDPAAVQRVNLASGRPDVIGTFLADAKAEAAAGNSVIMGGDFNEPSVFDWTPATANLFDHNGVVLPWESTRRLQQAGFVDAYRSTYPNPVTHPGFTWPASNPDAPVSQLTWTPEADERDRIDYIFAGPGSALNLTGAGIVGPRGSIVRNVRQDENTQDNFIASPAKWVTDHKAVLATYRLD, from the coding sequence ATGACGCGACGCGATGCGATGAAGGTACTGGGGGCGGCGGGAGGTTTGGTGGCCGCCGGTGTCGGCCTGCCGATCGCCGCCGCGGCGCCGACGGCCGGGGAAATCCGGGTGCTGGCGATCAATATCTGGCTCGGCGGCAGCAAGATTTCCAACGGAATAGGTCTGGTCACGGATCTCATCATCGCCACGCAGGCCTCGGTTGTGCTGCTGTCGGAGGCGAACCGGGCTACCAACGCGATCGCGGCGGCGCTGGAGAAGAAGGGGCACAAGTTCAACGCGGTGTCCTCCGGGGACACGGGCCTGCTCTCGGCGTATCCCGTCGAGGACAGCGCCGACCTGCAGTGGATGGTCAAGGCGCGGCTGAACATCGGTGGCAAGCGGGTGACCGCCTACGCCGTACATCTCGAATATCGTTGGTACGCGACCTATCTGCCGCGTGGCTACGGTGCGGGCGTACCCGCGCCCGGCGAGTACTCCGAGCACGGCTGGAACAAGATGCCCGGCGGTCCGGTGACCGATCCCGCAGCGGTCCAGCGGGTCAACCTCGCGTCCGGCCGCCCCGACGTGATCGGCACGTTCCTCGCCGACGCGAAAGCGGAAGCGGCGGCTGGTAATTCGGTGATCATGGGTGGCGACTTCAACGAGCCCTCCGTGTTCGACTGGACGCCCGCGACGGCGAACCTGTTCGACCACAACGGCGTCGTGCTGCCATGGGAGAGCACGCGCCGACTGCAACAGGCCGGTTTCGTCGACGCCTACCGCTCCACCTACCCGAACCCGGTCACCCACCCCGGATTCACCTGGCCTGCCAGCAACCCCGACGCCCCGGTTTCCCAACTCACCTGGACGCCGGAGGCCGACGAACGCGACCGCATCGACTACATTTTCGCGGGCCCCGGCTCCGCACTGAACCTGACCGGCGCCGGAATCGTCGGTCCGCGCGGCTCGATTGTGCGCAATGTCCGCCAGGACGAAAACACTCAGGACAATTTCATCGCTTCGCCTGCGAAATGGGTGACCGACCACAAAGCGGTCCTAGCGACTTATCGACTCGACTGA
- a CDS encoding SDR family oxidoreductase: MSLNGAGDLRGRTVVLIGGGSGIGLRVAHRVVAAGGRVVLGGRTASRLAAAAQELGDAATWQTVDTGDTAALAAFFDGIERVDHLFTTAASYEVGPMRELSDAAAASPFDSKFWGQYHAVRLAAPKLADDGSVVLMAGAASARPAGLAPAYVACNAAIEGLGRGLAVELAPVRVNVVSPGTVDGQLWANRPDTVREAAFDQYRRESVLARPAAEDEIAHAVLYLFTNTFTTGSTLYPDGGYTLR; this comes from the coding sequence ATGTCGCTGAACGGTGCCGGAGATCTTCGAGGGCGTACGGTCGTGCTGATCGGTGGTGGGTCCGGCATCGGGTTGCGAGTCGCCCATCGAGTCGTGGCGGCAGGCGGTCGAGTGGTGTTGGGCGGCCGCACCGCATCGCGATTGGCGGCCGCGGCACAGGAACTGGGCGACGCTGCGACCTGGCAGACCGTGGATACCGGCGACACCGCCGCACTGGCCGCCTTCTTCGACGGCATCGAGCGCGTCGATCACCTGTTCACGACCGCCGCCTCCTACGAGGTCGGGCCGATGCGCGAGCTCAGCGACGCGGCCGCCGCGTCACCGTTCGACTCCAAGTTCTGGGGCCAGTACCACGCGGTCCGCTTGGCCGCACCCAAGCTCGCCGACGACGGATCGGTGGTCTTGATGGCGGGCGCGGCCTCCGCGCGCCCCGCTGGCCTGGCCCCCGCCTACGTCGCCTGCAACGCCGCCATCGAGGGCCTCGGCCGCGGCCTCGCGGTCGAACTCGCCCCGGTCCGGGTCAATGTGGTTTCGCCGGGCACGGTCGACGGCCAGCTGTGGGCGAACCGGCCGGATACCGTCCGCGAAGCGGCATTCGACCAATACCGCCGCGAATCCGTCCTCGCCCGCCCCGCCGCCGAAGACGAAATCGCCCACGCCGTCCTCTACCTCTTCACCAACACCTTCACCACCGGATCGACCCTCTACCCTGACGGCGGATACACCCTCCGCTGA
- a CDS encoding glycosyltransferase, with translation MSTPRIAIVHERFTEFGGSEAVVGELAETWPGAQVFAPIVDPDGVRPPLTTVHDTWLSRAYLGTGRRSHAPLLPFVPRTLRGLPLANRFDAVVVSHHAFATQAAFATDAPVIAYVHSPARWAWDKDFRTKEAGGRAGQLALTALGHLARRAELRAAPRLSHVVANSRAVAARISDWWGLPSTVTYPPVQIDRFTPDPTTGRDDFFLFAGRLVPYKRPDLAIRAAQRAGCRLVILGDGRFRAQLETLAGPETTFLGATSHEVLLDTYRRCRALLMPGVEDFGIVPVEAMACGTPILAVDRGGALDTVDPGTTGEHIPYGPDETVVDQLAEVMRDFDPADYAPQAIRAHAEAFSPAAFRSQMAAIVSRSLA, from the coding sequence ATGAGCACACCGCGCATCGCGATCGTGCACGAGCGGTTCACCGAATTCGGCGGTTCCGAGGCGGTGGTCGGCGAGCTGGCCGAAACCTGGCCGGGTGCGCAAGTTTTCGCGCCCATTGTCGACCCCGACGGCGTTCGTCCGCCGCTCACCACCGTGCACGACACCTGGCTGAGCCGCGCCTACCTCGGCACCGGCCGCCGTTCCCACGCCCCGCTGCTCCCCTTCGTTCCTCGCACCTTGCGAGGCCTCCCGCTCGCGAACCGCTTCGACGCCGTTGTCGTGAGCCACCATGCCTTCGCCACCCAGGCCGCCTTCGCCACCGACGCACCCGTGATCGCCTACGTACACAGCCCGGCAAGATGGGCCTGGGACAAGGACTTCCGCACCAAGGAGGCGGGCGGCCGGGCAGGTCAACTCGCCCTCACCGCGCTGGGTCATCTCGCGCGCCGCGCCGAATTGCGCGCCGCCCCTCGACTTTCCCACGTCGTGGCCAACTCGCGCGCCGTCGCCGCCCGCATCAGCGACTGGTGGGGACTGCCCTCGACGGTCACCTACCCACCGGTCCAGATCGACCGATTCACCCCCGACCCCACGACCGGCCGCGACGACTTCTTCCTCTTCGCGGGCCGACTCGTCCCGTACAAACGCCCGGACCTAGCCATCCGCGCCGCCCAGCGAGCGGGCTGCCGCCTCGTCATCCTCGGCGACGGCCGCTTCCGTGCGCAGCTCGAAACCCTCGCGGGCCCGGAAACCACCTTCCTCGGCGCCACCTCGCATGAGGTACTGCTCGACACCTACCGCCGGTGCCGCGCGCTGCTCATGCCCGGTGTCGAGGACTTCGGCATCGTCCCGGTCGAAGCAATGGCCTGCGGCACACCGATTCTCGCCGTTGACCGTGGCGGTGCCCTCGACACCGTCGATCCGGGCACCACCGGTGAACACATTCCGTACGGACCCGACGAAACGGTGGTCGACCAACTCGCCGAAGTCATGCGCGACTTCGACCCCGCTGATTACGCTCCCCAGGCCATCCGTGCCCACGCCGAGGCATTCTCCCCCGCCGCCTTCCGCTCCCAGATGGCCGCCATCGTCTCCCGGTCCCTCGCCTGA
- a CDS encoding glutamate-1-semialdehyde 2,1-aminomutase, with translation MEPIPDEPAAPRRFTRSNELQARLHELVPGGAHTYARGPDQYPEFMAPILVRGSGCRVWDADGNCYVEYGMGLRSVTLGHACAPVLDAVHRAIADGISFSRPTELELLAAQDFLTLVPGADMVKFAKNGSDATTAAVRLARAATGRTAIAVCDQPFFSVDDWFIGTTAMDSGIPSETAASTVRFRYNDLPSLAAVLDSGVVAAVVMEAATALVEPEPGFLAGVRALCDRYGTLLIFDEMITGFRWSAGGAQAVYGVRPDLSCWGKAMGNGFPLSALAGKREFMELGGLRTDRDRVFLLSTTHGPESSSLAAFRAVVHEYRTSDPIARMEHAGRRLAAGVNAAAADLGIGDHLQVLGRPSCLIFVTRDANFRPSQEFRTLFLQELLNHGVLGQSFVTSAAHTDADIDETIAACREATAVYRKAIEQGSVDGLLDGRPVAPAIRRRAAPRRILPEHE, from the coding sequence GTGGAGCCAATTCCTGATGAGCCGGCGGCACCCCGCCGATTCACCCGCAGCAATGAACTACAGGCCCGGCTGCACGAGCTGGTGCCTGGCGGAGCGCACACCTACGCCAGGGGCCCGGACCAGTATCCGGAGTTCATGGCGCCGATCCTGGTGCGCGGCAGCGGCTGCCGGGTCTGGGACGCGGACGGCAACTGCTACGTCGAATACGGCATGGGCCTGCGTTCGGTCACCCTCGGCCACGCCTGCGCGCCGGTGCTGGACGCCGTGCACCGTGCGATCGCCGACGGCATCAGCTTCAGTCGACCGACCGAACTCGAACTGCTGGCGGCACAGGACTTTCTGACCCTCGTGCCCGGCGCCGACATGGTGAAGTTCGCCAAGAACGGCTCCGACGCCACCACCGCCGCGGTCCGGCTGGCCAGGGCGGCCACCGGCCGGACCGCGATCGCCGTCTGCGATCAACCGTTCTTCTCGGTCGACGACTGGTTCATCGGGACCACGGCGATGGACAGCGGCATTCCCAGCGAAACCGCCGCGAGCACCGTGCGATTCCGCTACAACGATCTCCCGTCGCTGGCCGCCGTGCTGGATTCGGGCGTGGTCGCCGCGGTCGTGATGGAGGCCGCCACCGCGCTCGTCGAACCGGAACCCGGTTTTTTGGCGGGCGTTCGCGCCCTGTGCGACCGCTACGGCACGCTGCTCATCTTCGACGAGATGATCACCGGCTTCCGCTGGTCGGCCGGTGGCGCGCAGGCGGTGTACGGCGTCCGGCCCGATCTGTCCTGCTGGGGCAAGGCGATGGGCAACGGTTTTCCGCTCTCCGCGCTGGCGGGCAAACGCGAATTCATGGAGCTCGGCGGCCTGCGCACCGACCGCGACCGGGTCTTTCTGCTGTCCACCACGCACGGCCCGGAGTCGAGTTCGCTCGCGGCGTTCCGTGCGGTGGTGCACGAGTACCGAACCAGCGACCCCATCGCCAGGATGGAGCACGCGGGCCGCCGCCTCGCGGCGGGCGTCAATGCCGCCGCCGCTGACCTCGGCATCGGCGACCACCTCCAGGTCCTCGGCCGCCCGTCCTGCCTCATCTTCGTCACCCGCGACGCCAATTTTCGTCCCTCGCAAGAGTTCCGCACGCTGTTCTTGCAGGAACTGCTAAATCACGGTGTCCTCGGCCAATCCTTCGTCACCTCCGCCGCACACACCGATGCCGATATCGACGAGACGATCGCGGCCTGCCGTGAAGCGACCGCCGTCTACCGCAAGGCAATCGAGCAGGGCAGCGTCGACGGCCTGCTCGATGGCCGCCCCGTCGCACCGGCCATTCGCCGCCGCGCGGCACCGCGCCGAATCTTGCCGGAGCATGAATGA
- a CDS encoding GNAT family N-acetyltransferase, whose product MSTRPKSLAHISLGPVSLHGRTVVLRQARIADYPYWRHLRLRDRRYIEPFWYSSPLDWEERHSGTLWVRECLMARAEARAGRRLTTAIEVDGHFAGQVELGSIDTATGAAELGIWVDAEVARHGLGGLASAMLVEYGFGQLGLERITAPISPANVAAARGAAGIGFQREALMGRYFDAGGARRDHELWAVIKADTPPNGFVRRCLDRCDAQHRTPPPAVRDDAIDATLPKTAVLVATTRYYAGRARHLLDPLRTPRPVRLSDPDRREIVLRNRRLSDWSRWRAARLRSRALLDPDAAATGATWARQHTWFRWLRQFHCARPGLRSASGLVLAIEVDGEYVGEARLFDLDMFDRNARMFVWTDPAHGDDIRTVATRLLLAHAFGTLGLCRVATAIEPADHRSADIAARVGMLREGRMRGYVGATGRRADHDLWAVTLCVVAESDSGSAARSTRRTLGPTDQH is encoded by the coding sequence ATGTCGACTCGGCCGAAATCGTTGGCGCACATCAGTCTCGGGCCCGTGTCCCTGCACGGGCGGACCGTCGTGCTGCGGCAGGCCAGGATCGCGGATTACCCGTACTGGCGGCACCTCCGGCTGCGCGATCGGCGCTATATCGAACCGTTCTGGTACAGCTCGCCATTGGACTGGGAGGAGCGGCACTCCGGAACCCTCTGGGTGCGTGAGTGTTTGATGGCCCGCGCCGAGGCGAGGGCAGGGCGGCGGCTGACGACGGCGATCGAAGTGGACGGGCACTTCGCCGGCCAGGTGGAACTCGGCTCGATCGATACCGCCACCGGTGCCGCGGAATTGGGCATCTGGGTGGACGCCGAGGTCGCCCGCCACGGGCTCGGCGGCCTGGCGTCGGCGATGCTAGTGGAGTACGGATTCGGTCAGCTCGGCCTCGAACGGATCACCGCGCCGATCTCCCCGGCGAATGTCGCCGCCGCGCGCGGCGCCGCCGGGATCGGGTTCCAGCGGGAAGCCTTGATGGGCCGCTACTTCGATGCGGGCGGCGCCCGGCGCGACCACGAACTGTGGGCGGTTATCAAGGCGGATACCCCACCCAACGGATTCGTCCGCCGTTGCCTAGACCGCTGCGATGCACAGCATCGCACGCCGCCGCCCGCAGTGCGTGACGACGCGATCGACGCTACGTTGCCCAAGACCGCCGTGCTCGTCGCTACCACCCGCTACTACGCGGGCCGGGCGCGGCATCTGCTCGATCCGCTGCGCACTCCGCGACCGGTCCGGCTCTCCGATCCCGACCGTCGCGAGATAGTCCTGCGAAACCGGAGACTGTCCGACTGGAGCCGGTGGCGCGCAGCCCGATTGCGTAGTCGCGCCCTGCTGGACCCGGATGCGGCGGCCACCGGAGCCACCTGGGCACGACAGCACACCTGGTTTCGCTGGTTGCGCCAATTCCATTGCGCCCGTCCTGGTTTACGTTCGGCGAGCGGGCTCGTGCTGGCGATCGAGGTCGACGGGGAGTACGTCGGGGAGGCTCGGCTGTTCGACCTCGACATGTTCGACCGCAACGCCCGCATGTTCGTCTGGACCGATCCCGCCCACGGCGACGACATCCGCACCGTGGCGACCCGGCTGCTGCTCGCCCACGCCTTCGGCACCCTCGGTCTGTGCCGCGTCGCCACGGCCATCGAGCCGGCCGACCACCGCTCGGCCGATATCGCCGCTCGCGTCGGCATGCTGCGCGAGGGCCGGATGCGCGGCTACGTCGGCGCAACGGGGCGCCGCGCCGATCACGACCTGTGGGCCGTCACCCTCTGCGTGGTCGCGGAATCGGACTCGGGTTCGGCGGCCCGGTCCACCAGACGGACGCTGGGGCCGACCGACCAGCACTGA